The following coding sequences are from one candidate division KSB1 bacterium window:
- a CDS encoding T9SS type A sorting domain-containing protein gives MDPYGYAADHPLYTGSGRGDYLGWLGAALGPGYEVPGVPGVYRRDFEHGAAIYSYQGGTIALDPSLRRICGVDPGNDGSLVTQITLAPRSGIILRRDENTTGVRGTFEKIPSSFNLYQNYPNPFNPTTPIRFSLPQRSHVTLKVFDVLGREVTTLVDEELSAGEHSVVFNAKDLSSGVYLCRLTAETFVQQKKMMVMR, from the coding sequence GTGGATCCCTACGGCTACGCGGCGGACCACCCGCTGTACACGGGCAGCGGCCGCGGCGACTACCTGGGCTGGCTGGGGGCGGCTCTCGGCCCCGGCTACGAGGTACCCGGCGTGCCCGGCGTCTACCGCCGCGACTTCGAGCACGGTGCCGCCATCTACAGCTACCAGGGCGGCACCATCGCCCTCGACCCGTCCCTGCGCCGCATCTGCGGGGTGGATCCGGGCAACGACGGCTCCCTGGTCACCCAGATCACCCTGGCGCCCAGGAGTGGGATCATCCTGCGGCGGGATGAGAATACCACGGGGGTCCGTGGAACATTTGAGAAAATTCCAAGTTCGTTCAACCTTTACCAGAACTATCCCAACCCCTTCAACCCAACAACCCCAATCCGCTTCTCACTTCCACAGCGCTCGCACGTCACGCTCAAAGTCTTCGATGTGCTCGGCAGAGAAGTGACAACGCTGGTGGATGAAGAGTTAAGCGCAGGCGAGCATTCGGTGGTATTCAATGCGAAGGATTTGTCAAGTGGCGTGTACTTATGCCGATTGACCGCCGAAACATTTGTTCAACAAAAAAAGATGATGGTGATGCGATGA
- a CDS encoding T9SS type A sorting domain-containing protein, whose amino-acid sequence MPFKYLPQPHAAQVLERSQIFKSVALRDSLGNDRPALATWLSYCSAATGTSSSSSPIAGYSLQQNYPNPFNPTTTIRFSLPQRSQVTLKVFDVLGKEVAALANGELNAGEHSVVYDAKGLPSGVYFYRLQAGSFVQQRKMEMIK is encoded by the coding sequence ATGCCCTTCAAGTATTTACCTCAACCCCACGCTGCACAAGTTCTGGAGAGGAGCCAGATATTTAAGAGTGTCGCACTGCGCGACTCCCTTGGCAACGACCGTCCTGCTCTGGCAACATGGCTCTCGTACTGTTCTGCTGCGACAGGAACAAGCAGCTCCTCTTCACCAATTGCAGGATATAGTTTGCAGCAGAACTACCCCAACCCATTCAATCCAACAACCACCATTCGCTTTTCCCTTCCGCAGCGCTCGCAGGTAACGCTGAAAGTCTTCGATGTCCTTGGCAAAGAAGTGGCGGCATTGGCAAATGGCGAACTTAACGCAGGTGAACATTCAGTTGTCTATGATGCTAAAGGTCTGCCGAGCGGTGTGTATTTCTACCGCTTGCAAGCAGGTAGTTTTGTTCAACAAAGAAAAATGGAGATGATAAAATGA